A stretch of the Desulfobacteraceae bacterium genome encodes the following:
- a CDS encoding sigma 54-interacting transcriptional regulator, whose translation MALQPLNVTPENLARILDNLKEGIIAHDLERRILFFNREAERITGYRRTEVLGKDCHDAFGAPFCGEHCRFCGPPPKPHPDQNGYLLTITSKSGERHRIEMTQTMMTEAGGRAFGVLAAFRDLSDLACLGVQAEKLTSFANIIGRSNKMLRIYQQIRNVADYDYPVNISGETGTGKELVASAIHSESCRGGAPFVPINCGALPESLIESELFGHVKGAFSGAIRDKKGRFELADGGSVFLDEVAELSKHMQVRLLRFLQAGTFEKVGGEKTSHVNVRIICATNKNLKQEVKRGRFRDDLFYRLNVIPIHLPPLRERQNDIPLLVEHFLQQAAERYGRESLKVSNEALALMAAYRWPGNVRELQNAIQFAFVRCTGPVIRPYDLPLEIREFQSTALSRGPGRKLDTTAVAAMLKKTGGNKARAAKLLGVGRATLYRFLTAHPEAAAGEPGD comes from the coding sequence TTGGCTCTGCAACCCCTGAACGTCACACCGGAAAATCTCGCCCGCATTCTGGACAACCTTAAAGAGGGCATCATCGCCCACGATCTGGAGCGGCGGATTCTTTTTTTCAACCGGGAAGCCGAGCGCATCACGGGCTATCGCCGGACGGAGGTTCTGGGAAAGGACTGCCACGACGCCTTCGGTGCGCCCTTTTGCGGCGAGCACTGCCGCTTTTGCGGTCCGCCGCCAAAGCCTCACCCGGATCAAAACGGCTATCTGCTCACCATCACGTCCAAAAGCGGGGAGCGCCACCGCATCGAGATGACCCAGACGATGATGACCGAAGCCGGGGGGCGGGCCTTCGGGGTCCTGGCCGCCTTCCGGGACCTCTCCGACCTGGCATGCCTCGGGGTCCAGGCCGAAAAACTGACCTCCTTTGCCAACATCATCGGCCGCAGCAACAAGATGCTGCGGATCTACCAGCAAATCCGCAACGTGGCCGACTACGACTACCCGGTCAACATTTCGGGCGAGACGGGCACCGGCAAGGAACTCGTGGCGTCGGCGATTCACAGCGAAAGCTGCCGCGGCGGCGCCCCGTTTGTGCCCATCAACTGCGGGGCGCTGCCGGAGAGCTTGATTGAAAGCGAGCTTTTCGGCCACGTCAAGGGGGCTTTTTCAGGCGCCATCCGCGATAAGAAGGGACGCTTCGAGCTGGCCGACGGCGGCAGCGTTTTTCTGGATGAGGTGGCCGAGCTCTCCAAGCACATGCAGGTGCGCCTGCTGCGCTTTCTGCAGGCGGGAACCTTCGAAAAGGTGGGCGGTGAGAAAACCTCGCACGTCAATGTGCGCATCATCTGCGCCACCAACAAGAACCTCAAACAGGAGGTCAAACGGGGCCGCTTCCGCGACGACCTCTTCTATCGCCTCAACGTGATTCCCATTCATCTGCCGCCCCTGCGGGAGCGTCAAAACGACATTCCGCTTTTGGTGGAGCACTTTCTGCAACAGGCTGCCGAGCGCTACGGCCGCGAGTCGCTCAAGGTCTCAAACGAGGCCCTGGCGCTGATGGCGGCCTACCGCTGGCCCGGCAATGTGCGCGAGCTCCAGAACGCCATCCAGTTTGCATTCGTCCGTTGCACCGGCCCGGTGATCCGACCCTACGACCTGCCGCTGGAGATCCGCGAGTTTCAGTCGACCGCTCTCAGCCGTGGGCCGGGGCGCAAGCTGGACACCACCGCGGTGGCGGCGATGCTCAAAAAAACCGGTGGCAACAAGGCCCGGGCGGCCAAACTTCTGGGGGTGGGGCGAGCCACCCTCTACCGGTTTTTGACGGCGCACCCCGAGGCGGCGGCCGGCGAGCCCGGAGACTGA
- the cooS gene encoding anaerobic carbon-monoxide dehydrogenase catalytic subunit, whose amino-acid sequence MVEKKVITKEVKKELDLREVTICDATYQMLEKARRDGVETAFDRAASMKACPIGADSACCKHCSMGPCRLNAKDPYGKVGVCGATIDTIMARNFARMVASGAAAHTDHGMSMLDVFREVVNGNIEDYKIKDTNKLEEVAQSIGIETEGRDIKEIAKDLYEELERTYTQVEGEIPFAKRVPQGTLDTWRKLGIVPRGAMREIMEIMHRTHMGVDQHYENITKQCSRTALGDGWGGSMVATEISDILFGTPSPVAADVNMGVLKEDQVNIIVHGHEPNLFESVLASVNEPSLVEAAKKAGAKGLNLVGMCCSGAEMLSRHGVPHAGNFMSTEAVLVTGAVDAMCVDVQCIKQGLASVAKCYNTPLITTNPRCHIEGATHLEFHEHDPRACTDELVIQAIGRFKNRTLPIEIPKITNTGIHGFSHEYVNYMLGGSFRASYTPLNDNIINGRIRGVAGVVGCTNPRVKHDYVHVEMVKELIKNDVLVVQTGCSQISLAKAGLLTPEAAHLAGPGLAEVCETVGMPPVLGLGSCVDNSRILIACAEMVKTGGLGNSIADLPVAGAAPEWMSEKAISIGHYFVASGVYTIFGVTFPIVQDTKFQKLLFEGLESQQGLGKWDFEADPIKMAQKMIAHIDKKRKALGIDKARERVLMDMADRQKLEVA is encoded by the coding sequence CTGCCGCCTCAACGCCAAAGACCCTTACGGCAAGGTCGGCGTCTGCGGGGCGACCATCGACACCATCATGGCCCGTAACTTCGCCCGCATGGTGGCCTCGGGCGCGGCCGCCCATACGGACCACGGCATGTCCATGCTGGATGTTTTCCGCGAGGTGGTCAACGGCAACATCGAGGATTACAAGATCAAGGACACCAACAAACTCGAAGAGGTGGCGCAATCCATCGGTATCGAAACCGAGGGCCGCGACATCAAGGAAATCGCCAAGGACCTTTACGAGGAACTGGAGCGCACCTACACCCAGGTGGAGGGCGAAATCCCCTTCGCCAAGCGCGTCCCCCAAGGCACCCTGGACACCTGGCGCAAACTTGGGATCGTGCCGCGCGGCGCCATGCGCGAGATCATGGAAATCATGCACCGCACCCACATGGGTGTCGACCAGCACTATGAAAACATCACCAAGCAGTGCAGCCGCACGGCCCTTGGCGACGGCTGGGGCGGCTCCATGGTGGCCACCGAGATCTCCGACATCCTCTTCGGCACTCCCTCGCCAGTGGCGGCCGACGTCAACATGGGCGTCCTCAAGGAGGACCAGGTCAACATCATCGTCCACGGCCACGAGCCCAACCTGTTCGAGTCGGTCCTGGCCTCGGTGAACGAACCCTCCCTGGTGGAAGCCGCCAAAAAGGCCGGCGCCAAGGGCCTCAACCTGGTGGGAATGTGCTGCTCGGGGGCTGAGATGCTCTCGCGCCACGGCGTGCCGCATGCCGGCAACTTCATGTCCACCGAGGCAGTCCTGGTGACCGGCGCGGTCGACGCCATGTGCGTGGACGTTCAGTGCATCAAGCAGGGCCTGGCGTCGGTGGCCAAGTGCTACAACACCCCGCTGATCACCACCAACCCGCGCTGCCACATCGAGGGCGCCACCCATCTCGAGTTCCACGAGCACGACCCGCGCGCCTGCACCGACGAGCTGGTGATCCAGGCCATCGGCCGCTTCAAGAACCGCACGCTGCCCATCGAGATCCCCAAGATCACCAACACCGGGATCCACGGCTTCTCCCACGAGTACGTCAACTACATGCTGGGCGGCAGCTTCCGTGCGTCCTACACCCCGCTCAACGACAACATCATCAACGGTCGCATCCGCGGCGTGGCCGGCGTGGTCGGCTGCACCAACCCGCGCGTCAAGCACGACTACGTGCATGTGGAGATGGTCAAGGAACTGATCAAGAACGACGTCCTGGTGGTCCAGACGGGCTGCTCCCAGATCTCCCTGGCCAAGGCCGGCCTGCTGACCCCCGAGGCCGCACACCTGGCCGGGCCGGGGCTGGCGGAAGTCTGTGAAACCGTCGGTATGCCGCCGGTCCTGGGGCTGGGCTCCTGCGTGGACAACAGCCGCATCCTGATCGCCTGCGCCGAAATGGTCAAGACCGGCGGGCTGGGCAACAGCATCGCCGACCTGCCCGTGGCCGGTGCGGCGCCGGAGTGGATGAGTGAAAAGGCCATCAGCATCGGCCACTACTTCGTCGCTTCCGGGGTCTACACCATCTTCGGGGTGACCTTCCCCATCGTCCAGGACACCAAATTCCAGAAACTGCTCTTTGAGGGTCTGGAGTCTCAACAGGGACTGGGCAAGTGGGACTTCGAGGCCGATCCGATCAAGATGGCCCAGAAGATGATTGCCCACATCGACAAGAAACGCAAGGCGCTGGGCATCGACAAGGCTCGCGAGCGCGTCCTGATGGATATGGCCGACCGCCAGAAGCTGGAAGTCGCCTGA